One Amaranthus tricolor cultivar Red isolate AtriRed21 chromosome 1, ASM2621246v1, whole genome shotgun sequence DNA window includes the following coding sequences:
- the LOC130809487 gene encoding PH, RCC1 and FYVE domains-containing protein 1-like — translation MADHVSYGHYDRDIDQALISLKKGTHLIKYSRKGKPKFCPFRLSADEINLIWLSRGEERNLKLSLVEKIIPGQRTAVFRRYLRPEKDYLSFSLIYNNGERSLDLICKDKAETEVWLAGLKALIGKRNRRIGSEISDFSDGEYFQSARSSGATLDFTSSIRGRTSVDWSSLTSDVGSEQANMQPRGSSVDAFRLSTDGFRLSVSSTPSCSSQGSAGPDDIESLGDVYVWGELWSEGGVADGFGNPQSTKIDVLTPKPLESNVVLDVHQIACGVRHVALVTRQGEVFSWGEESGGRLGHGIERDFTRPRLVEFLALTNVDFVACGEYHSCAVSTSGDLFTWGDGVHHSGVLGHGTDASHWIPKRVSGALEGLQIVSIACGTWHSALTTSNGKLFTFGDGTFGVLGHGDQESVPYPKEVQQLSGLKTIKVACGVWHTAAIVEVVSPSTSGSSISSRKLFTWGDGDKYRLGHKNKDAYLSPTCVSALIDYNFHQIACGHNFTVALTTSGHVFTMGNSSYGQLGNPSADGKAPCLVQDKLVGEYVEEISCGAHHAAVLTSRSEVYTWGKGANGRLGHGDAEDRKSPTLVEALKDRLVKSVACGSNFTAVICIHKWVSGADQSICSGCRQAFGFTRKRHNCYNCGLVHCHACSSKKAIRAALAPTPSKPHRVCDACYNKLKATAVGNASVFSKRPTAAPRRATDSTRIDKTETPSSKLLLTPTTEPVKYLEVKSQRYGGKLESFSMVRASQVPAFQQLKDVSFPSSINALQTALRPATPPPAPPIPNSTPTRLSTPYARRPSPPRSGTPVVSRGIVDSLKKSNEVLSQEVAKLHNNLKNLKQKCDFQEEEIQKLQNNAREASMLAAEQSLSCKDAKEVVNSFIVQLKEMVDKFPSEVSQSDNLKAMHTQILALIEANENEASNPQTSSAVEESQDHQNLQSSENNEAHDETCTRGHKIISLDSSVLGDLSASSENMIDDSTNQTPSSSYTTTSEPDAKHNVQDNCVQESQEQSNDIDSSTNQSLEENSQAHESNPSSSLHIETRSNEGDEIGTSSRPSQTSSRGDGSRQSIEQFECGVYVSFIQLRNGNKIFKRVRFSKRRFYETHLAEEWWKQNRERLLRKYVLLSSNNAHTSSPRHIQPCQVEGESSANQQ, via the exons ATGGCAGATCATGTTAGTTATGGCCATTATGACCGTGATATTGACcaa GCACTCATTTCTCTGAAGAAAGGTACTCACTTGATCAAGTACAGTAGAAAAGGGAAGCCCAAGTTTTGCCCATTCCGACTTTCAGCG GACGAGATAAATCTAATTTGGTTATCACGTGGAGAAGAAAGAAATTTGAAGCTATCTTTGGTCGAGAAAATCATCCCCGGACAAAGAACG GCTGTATTTCGTCGATATTTACGCCCTGAAAAGGATTACTTGTCTTTTTCACTTATATATAATAATGGTGAAAGATCTCTAGACCTG ATTTGTAAAGATAAAGCAGAAACAGAAGTTTGGCTTGCGGGACTTAAGGCTTTAATTGGCAAACGAAATAGACGCATAGGAAGTGAGATATCTGAT tTTAGTGATGGCGAATATTTTCAAAGTGCCCGTTCATCTGGTGCAACATTAGATTTCACTTCAAGTATACGTGGTAGAACATCTGTAGATTGGAGTAGTTTGACATCAGATGTTGGGTCTGAGCAGGCAAATATGCAACCAAGAGGTAGCTCAGTAGACGCTTTTCGACTTAGTACAGATGGTTTTCGACTTAGTGTGTCAAGTACTCCAAGTTGTTCAAGTCAAGGTTCAGCCGGACCAGATGACATTGAATCATTAGGAGATGTTTACGTCTGGGGGGAACTTTGGTCTGAAGGAGGTGTAGCAGATGGATTTGGAAACCCACAGTCAACAAAGATTGATGTATTAACTCCGAAACCTTTAGAGTCTAATGTAGTTCTTGATGTACATCAAATAGCTTGTGGGGTTCGTCATGTTGCCCTCGTAACTAGGCAAGGTGAGGTTTTCAGTTGGGGGGAAGAATCTGGAGGCAGACTTGGTCATGGAATCGAAAGAGATTTCACTCGACCACGCCTTGTTGAATTTCTTGCTCTCACGAACGTGGATTTTGTTGCTTGTGGTGAATACCATTCATGTGCGGTGTCAACTTCCGGTGATTTATTTACTTGGGGGGATGGTGTTCATCATTCTGGCGTTCTTGGACATGGAACTGATGCTAGTCATTGGATTCCAAAACGAGTTTCGGGTGCTTTAGAAGGTCTTCAGATAGTTTCGATTGCTTGTGGCACTTGGCATTCAGCATTGACAACTTCAAACGGAAAACTATTCACATTTGGTGATGGAACTTTCGGTGTTCTAGGCCATGGTGATCAAGAAAGTGTTCCTTATCCAAAAGAAGTTCAACAATTGAGTGGCTTAAAAACAATCAAGGTGGCATGTGGAGTTTGGCATACGGCAGCTATTGTGGAGGTTGTGAGCCCGTCAACTTCTGGTAGCAGCATTTCTTCTCGAAAGCTCTTCACTTGGGGCGATGGTGATAAATATCGTTTAGGTCATAAAAATAAAGATGCATATCTTTCTCCAACATGCGTATCCGCACTTATTGATTACAATTTTCACCAAATAGCATGCGGACATAATTTTACAGTTGCTCTCACAACATCAGGCCATGTATTTACCATGGGCAATTCATCGTATGGACAACTCGGAAATCCATCTGCTGACGGGAAAGCACCTTGTTTGGTTCAGGATAAATTAGTAGGTGAGTATGTAGAAGAAATTTCATGTGGTGCACATCATGCCGCTGTCCTTACTTCAAGAAGTGAGGTATATACATGGGGAAAAGGCGCAAATGGAAGACTTGGGCATGGCGATGCAGAAGACCGCAAGAGTCCAACCTTAGTAGAGGCTTTAAAAGATAGGCTAGTGAAAAGTGTAGCCTGTGGTTCAAATTTCACTGCTGTAATATGCATCCACAAATGGGTTTCAGGTGCTGATCAATCTATATGCTCAGGATGTCGACAAGCATTTGGTTTTACACGAAAAAGGCATAATTGTTATAACTGCGGTTTAGTGCATTGTCATGCATGTAGTTCTAAAAAAGCTATTAGAGCAGCTCTTGCGCCTACTCCAAGTAAACCACATCGTGTTTGTGATGCTTGTTACAATAAACTTAAGGCTACAGCCGTTGGAAATGCGTCTGTTTTCAGCAAGAGACCTACTGCTGCTCCTCGTCGTGCAACGGATAGCACAAGAATCGACAAGACTGAAACACCATCTTCTAAGCTTTTGTTAACCCCTACGACAGAACCAGTTAAGTACCTTGAAGTTAAGAGTCAAAGATATGGGGGGAAACTAGAATCTTTCTCTATGGTTCGAGCATCACAAGTGCCTGCATTTCAACAATTGAAAGATGTTTCATTTCCGAGCTCTATAAATGCTCTACAAACTGCTTTGAGACCAGCTACACCTCCTCCGGCTCCTCCGATTCCTAACAGCACACCAACTCGACTATCCACACCATATGCCAGAAGGCCTAGTCCTCCTCGCTCTGGAACTCCTGTTGTGTCTAGAGGTATTGTTGATAGTCTTAAGAAGTCCAATGAAGTTCTAAGCCAAGAAGTAGCAAAACTTCACAACAAT CTTAAAAATCTGAAGCAAAAGTGTGACTTCCAAGAAGAGGAGATTCAAAAGTTGCAGAATAATGCTAGAGAAGCTTCCATGCTTGCTGCAGAGCAATCTTTAAGCTGCAAAGATGCAAAGGAAGTAGTTAATTCCTTCATCGTTCAG CTGAAGGAGATGGTGGACAAATTTCCAAGTGAAGTGAGTCAAAGTGACAATCTCAAGGCCATGCACACCCAAATTTTAGCATTAATAGAAGCTAATGAAAATGAAGCATCCAATCCTCAAACTTCCTCAGCAGTAGAAGAATCACAAGATCATCAGAATCTACAGAGTAGTGAAAACAATGAAGCCCATGATGAAACTTGTACTAGAGGTCATAAGATCATATCTCTAGACTCAAGTGTATTAGGTGACCTATCAGCATCTTCTGAAAATATGATAGATGATTCCACTAATCAAACACCTTCATCATCTTACACAACAACATCAGAACCAGATGCTAAGCATAATGTACAAGATAATTGTGTTCAGGAATCTCAAGAACAATCAAATGACATAGATTCTTCAACTAACCAAAGCTTAGAAGAGAATTCACAAGCCCATGAATCTAATCCATCATCCTCACTTCATATTGAGACAAGAAGTAATGAAGGAGACGAAATCGGAACATCGTCGAGGCCATCTCAAACTTCATCAAGGGGTGATGGATCAAGACAGAGTATTGAACAATTTGAATGTGGAGTTTATGTATCTTTCATTCAACTTCGCAACGGTAATAAAATCTTCAAACGAGTTAGATTCAG TAAACGAAGATTTTATGAGACACATTTAGCTGAGGAATGGTGGAAACAAAATAGAGAAAGGTTGCTACGAAAGTACGTTCTTCTATCATCAAATAACGCACATACATCATCTCCCCGACATATTCAACCTTGTCAAGTAGAAGGGGAAAGCAGTGCTAATCAACAATGA
- the LOC130809496 gene encoding uncharacterized protein LOC130809496, with the protein MSSVSLAITSISTSSCNSSLVSNNVSSIFFNFTRRSILPLPHSCKRRNNIIPIQASSAQNHKTTLQYRKLGDSDLLISEITFGTMTFGQQNTEKESHDMLSYAFDHGINILDTAEAYPIPMNKETQGRTDLYIGSWLKSQPRDKVIIATKVCGYTDRAGYVRDNAKILRVDAANIKESVEKSLKRLNTDYIDLLQIHWPDRYVSLFGEFFYDFNKWRGGVPFEEQLKALQEVIDEGKVRYIGVSNETSYGVMEFVHAAKVGGLPKIVSIQNSYNLLARCKYEVDLVEVCHPKNYNIGLLAYSPLGGGNLTGKYLDSASDAAKKGRLNLFPGYMERYIKSYAKEVTAKYVELASKHGLSPVQLALAFVRDRPFITSSIIGATSVDQLKEDIDAFLTVERPLPQEIMQDIECIFKRNKDPAID; encoded by the exons ATGTCGTCCGTGAGTTTAGCCATTACCAGTATTAGTACCAGCAGCTGCAACTCATCTTTGGTGAGTAACAATGTCAGTTctatcttcttcaacttcactcGCCGCTCAATTCTTCCACTGCCGCACTCATGTAAACGCAGGAACAACATTATTCCCATTCAAGCAAGTTCTGCTCAAAATCACAAGACCACTTTACAGTACAGAAAACTCGGTGATTCTGATCTTCTCATCAGCGAAATCACCTTCGGCACT ATGACATTTGGGCAACAAAATACAGAGAAAGAATCTCACGATATGCTAAGTTATGCATTTGATCATGGCATCAACATTCTGGACACCGCAGAAGCT TATCCAATCCCAATGAACAAGGAAACACAAGGAAGAACAGATCTTTATATAGGTAGCTGGTTGAAGTCGCAGCCACGTGATAAG GTTATTATAGCAACAAAAGTATGTGGTTATACTGATCGAGCCGGATATGTCCGTGACAATGCAAAAATATTGCGTGTTGATGCTGCTAACATAAAGGAAAGTGTGGAGAAAAGCCTTAAGCGACTCAACACTGACTATATTGACTTATTACAAATTCATTG GCCAGATCGTTATGTATCATTGTTCGGTGAATTTTTTTACGACTTTAACAAATGGAGGGGAGGTGTGCCATTTGAAGAACAACTGAAGGCATTGCAAGAAGTCATTGATGAAGGAAAG GTAAGATACATTGGTGTCTCGAATGAAACTTCTTATGGAGTTATGGAGTTTGTCCATGCAGCAAAAGTCGGAGGCCTCCCAAAGATAGTTAGTATTCAGAACTCCTACAATCTACTAGCTCGATGTAAATATGAAG TTGATCTGGTTGAAGTTTGTCATCCAAAGAATTATAACATTGGACTGCTTGCCTATTCTCCTTTGGGTGGTGGAAATCTCACAGGAAAATATTTAGATTCTGCTTCTGATGCTGCTAAGAAGGGAAGGCTAAATCTTTTTCCCGGTTATATGGAAAGATATATAAAATCTTATGCAAAG GAGGTTACTGCCAAGTATGTTGAGCTGGCTAGTAAGCATGGTCTGTCTCCTGTGCAGCTAGCACTTGCGTTCGTTAGAGATCGCCCATTCATTACTAGTTCAATCATCGGTGCAACTTCAGTTGATCAACTCAAAGAAGACATCGACGCATTTTTGACTGTTGAAAGGCCATTGCCTCAAGAAATTATGCAAGATATTGAATGCATTTTCAAGAGAAACAAGGACCCAGCAATTGATTGA